The following proteins come from a genomic window of Gimesia chilikensis:
- a CDS encoding DEAD/DEAH box helicase: MPDSQPYHLGQIVRLKSQPDKIGAVVEVKETDPEYQYTVLIDGKASSYFTSQLIADDEPSQIKQVLSATECQALLTARLINHPSTSTLYSLNAARIDFVPYQYRPVLRFLRADRPRLLIADGVGVGKTIEAGLILRELQARQEINSVLIICPRPLLSEKKWQTEMKRFDQNFEHFDGKMLRHCISECDLDGEWPERHQFGIIPYSILNEEIITGTKTGKNSKKPCLLDLDPAPHFDLVIVDEAHRISNPTTYGHEAVKYFCDNAEAVIFLTATPLQLGNCDLFSLLKLLRPDVVIDRDSFDHMSEPNPMINEAVRHARSASVEWQSKALESLKKAQSTSWGASMLTNNPEVDEITDKLSSPDASEQERIIIIDQLENLHTFSGIINRTRRRDIGEFTIRQSHTVEVPFTDSQNTLHDALLKVQSDILADLHGSRSVNFMMSTIRRQAASCLYGLAPYIKDILSRHICEEELSEVDIEDFGIESGDLNSIAERIQSVIAMANNLDKKDPKLEKVIQLVNQKQEAQIYPNHRIMIFSSFRHTLHYLKEGLLSAGIRVGLVHGNVPDEERTTVRHRFERPKDDPEALDVVLFSEVGCEGLDYQFCDCIINYDLPWNPMRIEQRIGRIDRNGQKSQFVSVYNMITPGTVDADIYERCLMRIGIFEQAVGASEDILGKITKELNEIAVKSELTPAERQVRLRQLEDNEIRQLLEEEKLEEKQHEFFGISLPLKDRFKVDVDNATSYWLEPEAIQNMLSTYLETINESAAILGKTEIKSLRINEEARKKMLQDARVFSSNNDIQQRNWEKWLKGNEPHLPITFDGETANEDRSVQLLSPVHPLTRQAAFSFDTHTDPEIHLSVTDNRFTEGVYPFAIYQWDFIGLRHDLELIVISDNESISSHFFELMQVATDSDSVISEMDLTTLESLHYNCWKVALDFHRRKVIKLAEFKRQSLKASYEGRIAMLNDRLRSATEKKIQRMREAEINRANREYEERSAELSSSVENHDIRYEQVLVGTIRIS, translated from the coding sequence ATGCCGGACTCACAACCATACCATCTGGGCCAAATCGTTCGCCTGAAATCTCAGCCAGATAAAATCGGTGCAGTTGTAGAAGTAAAAGAGACAGACCCGGAATATCAATATACTGTTCTGATTGATGGAAAAGCTTCCAGCTATTTCACCTCACAACTGATTGCTGATGACGAACCCAGTCAAATCAAGCAGGTTCTGTCAGCAACAGAATGTCAGGCACTTCTCACAGCCCGCTTAATCAATCACCCAAGCACATCAACACTCTATTCATTAAATGCTGCTCGCATTGATTTTGTTCCGTATCAATACCGCCCCGTGCTCCGATTTCTTCGAGCTGACCGCCCCCGCCTGCTGATCGCAGATGGTGTTGGTGTTGGAAAGACCATAGAAGCAGGACTGATTTTACGTGAATTACAGGCTCGACAGGAAATCAACTCAGTATTAATCATATGTCCCCGACCACTCCTTTCTGAAAAGAAGTGGCAGACAGAAATGAAGCGGTTCGATCAGAACTTCGAACATTTCGACGGGAAAATGCTTCGTCACTGCATTTCCGAATGCGATCTTGATGGAGAATGGCCTGAAAGACACCAGTTTGGAATCATTCCCTATTCAATACTAAATGAAGAAATTATCACTGGTACTAAAACAGGCAAGAATTCAAAGAAGCCTTGCTTACTGGATCTCGATCCTGCCCCTCATTTTGACCTTGTTATTGTGGACGAAGCCCACCGGATCTCGAACCCCACTACTTATGGTCACGAGGCTGTTAAATATTTCTGCGATAACGCAGAAGCTGTCATATTTTTGACTGCCACTCCCCTCCAGCTTGGCAATTGTGACCTCTTTTCACTATTAAAATTGTTGAGACCAGATGTAGTGATTGATCGGGATAGTTTCGATCACATGTCAGAGCCGAATCCCATGATCAATGAAGCGGTGAGACATGCCCGTAGTGCATCTGTTGAATGGCAATCCAAGGCGTTGGAAAGCCTGAAAAAGGCACAGTCGACCTCTTGGGGGGCTTCAATGCTCACCAACAACCCGGAAGTGGATGAAATCACCGATAAGCTATCCTCTCCTGATGCCTCGGAACAGGAGAGGATCATAATTATCGATCAACTTGAAAACCTGCATACGTTTTCAGGGATTATCAATCGTACTCGCCGACGTGATATTGGTGAATTTACGATACGACAATCCCACACAGTAGAAGTCCCTTTTACTGATTCTCAAAACACTTTGCATGATGCTCTTTTGAAAGTACAGTCAGATATTCTTGCAGATTTGCACGGTTCAAGAAGTGTCAACTTCATGATGTCCACGATTCGCCGTCAGGCAGCCAGTTGCTTGTATGGGCTTGCACCGTATATCAAAGACATTCTGTCACGACATATCTGTGAAGAGGAACTCTCAGAAGTAGACATCGAAGATTTTGGGATCGAATCAGGTGATTTGAATTCTATCGCTGAAAGAATCCAATCAGTTATTGCTATGGCGAATAATCTGGACAAGAAAGACCCCAAGCTAGAGAAAGTGATTCAACTTGTAAACCAAAAGCAGGAAGCCCAGATATATCCTAACCACCGAATCATGATATTTAGCTCGTTTCGACACACTTTGCATTACCTCAAAGAAGGGCTGTTAAGTGCCGGGATTCGAGTCGGTCTAGTTCATGGTAATGTTCCTGATGAAGAACGCACAACAGTTCGTCACCGTTTCGAGCGACCTAAAGATGATCCAGAAGCTCTCGACGTGGTTTTGTTTTCCGAAGTTGGGTGTGAAGGTCTGGACTACCAGTTCTGCGATTGCATCATCAATTATGACCTACCGTGGAACCCAATGCGAATTGAACAGCGAATTGGACGTATTGATCGAAACGGACAAAAAAGCCAGTTTGTCAGCGTTTACAATATGATCACACCGGGGACAGTTGATGCTGATATTTATGAACGTTGTTTAATGCGTATTGGAATATTTGAGCAGGCTGTGGGTGCCAGCGAGGACATACTCGGAAAAATCACAAAAGAGTTAAATGAGATTGCTGTTAAATCAGAACTGACTCCCGCCGAACGTCAGGTACGGCTGCGACAACTGGAAGACAATGAAATACGCCAGCTTCTCGAAGAGGAGAAGCTGGAAGAAAAACAGCATGAGTTCTTCGGAATCTCACTACCGTTAAAAGATCGATTCAAAGTGGATGTTGATAATGCTACGAGTTATTGGCTGGAACCGGAAGCAATTCAGAATATGCTCAGTACATATCTGGAAACTATCAACGAATCAGCGGCAATTCTTGGGAAAACGGAAATCAAATCATTGCGTATCAATGAAGAAGCACGCAAGAAAATGCTACAGGACGCTCGTGTCTTCTCCAGTAATAATGATATTCAACAACGGAACTGGGAAAAATGGCTGAAAGGCAATGAACCACATTTACCAATAACATTTGATGGAGAAACTGCCAATGAAGACCGTTCGGTTCAGTTATTGAGTCCGGTACATCCACTGACACGTCAGGCGGCCTTTTCATTTGACACACATACGGACCCTGAAATTCACCTTTCTGTTACAGATAATAGGTTTACAGAAGGAGTCTACCCTTTTGCTATTTATCAGTGGGACTTCATTGGCTTACGGCATGATCTGGAACTTATAGTCATTTCAGATAATGAAAGCATCTCCAGTCATTTCTTTGAATTAATGCAGGTTGCTACAGACTCTGATTCTGTTATTTCAGAAATGGATCTGACTACTCTTGAATCACTCCACTATAACTGTTGGAAAGTTGCCCTTGATTTCCATCGAAGGAAAGTTATCAAGCTGGCAGAATTTAAACGACAGAGCCTGAAAGCCAGCTATGAAGGTCGCATTGCGATGCTTAATGATCGCCTGCGGTCTGCAACTGAAAAGAAGATTCAACGAATGAGAGAAGCTGAAATCAATCGGGCTAATCGGGAATATGAAGAAAGGTCCGCTGAATTAAGCAGCAGTGTTGAGAACCATGATATCAGGTATGAGCAGGTTTTAGTGGGAACAATACGAATAAGTTAA
- a CDS encoding sacsin N-terminal ATP-binding-like domain-containing protein: protein MSTESDEMQKLLSDLSKSRQRWVDANKENNFSEGINNLLTELYPENAHFIYELLQNAEDVEASYVSFELQTDQLVVEHDGKRRFTFKDFESITSIGTSTKKDDPTAIGKFGVGFKAVFAYTKNPEIHSGDHHFRIHDLVVPDTSNVKRINVGDRTRFVFPFDHPHKFPSIAVEEIKRRLLELPDITLLFLKHISNIEFVLPNGSKGSLHRKSNSDSIIEIQSTRPHDPDLGTSNTQNNKHLKTKTNWLRFIEKVEIADPDKDYGQKECDISIAFHLERKRRRSKDKKNSSTQTSNSTWEITPLENGNVSIYFPAIKEISRLRFHINAPFASTVARDSVRECKVNEDLRDHLADLLAKSMTDIRDLGLLTPEFLGVLPVPEDNLIPFYAPLRKRLVSEFTNKSLTPTYYDSYAPAKTLIQSSVSLKQLLSKKDIHFLLDYLNMGNDRQEWVIGISQNNPRLGHFLSSLDISYIGFDDFVQMLEHNISVSKSWIEPDKELLDWLKSKPDAWIQSMYAFLYSELVDEYRFEELDSLLIVKMNDGSLGTGSGSYFPSDGDQNDITFPRTRESIYASGKKKKDQEKARKFLEEIGVREVGESDLIQSILDERYKPDKTDDDIYLNEIDDNILAGDIKRFIQFLEGNPRQNHLFKNYFLFETDEGRGARPSWVYLDTPFYDSGLAPFYESLKKEYRSSKYSLSNRYLNLEIDPERIGKFAIALGATIHLVPEKSPCFWNPSWDDKLSNVAGKRRTSSCIDEDYKIEGLGEVLETPSIEISSLIWKTMYSLPDTPNYLVACYQKNEANGSRSAPSQLVHTLKNTSWIPQISGNFVKPLDASAEMLPEGFRYDPSQRWLSDVEFGRSSQKKEAKRRSELELANKLGITLEDADFIKKHKEAFNLFKENKNREAANRQAVENSDSGNIERRRQKNIERLKKAPTKNSTKRARSVRAYSKSEYDGHALLDYYFNVEEDQPFCQICCDTMPFINQRDEVFVEYVDLLSKRWADHVGVQLPVMTDLKLVLCPVCSEIYQQYIHKDIEAQKRLISYLLEDHEDDFIICDRQKGRDGKDNILRFDQKHLDGIRVCLESLTPLADSSRT, encoded by the coding sequence ATGTCAACAGAGTCAGATGAAATGCAAAAACTACTGAGTGACCTCTCAAAAAGTAGACAACGATGGGTCGATGCCAATAAAGAAAATAATTTTAGCGAAGGCATAAATAATCTACTCACGGAACTGTATCCTGAGAATGCTCATTTCATTTATGAATTATTGCAAAATGCGGAAGACGTAGAAGCAAGTTATGTTAGTTTTGAATTGCAAACAGACCAGTTAGTTGTTGAACACGATGGAAAACGTAGATTTACATTTAAAGATTTCGAATCAATCACGAGCATCGGAACGAGCACCAAGAAAGATGATCCAACTGCGATTGGGAAATTCGGAGTCGGATTCAAGGCTGTATTTGCATACACGAAAAATCCAGAAATACATTCAGGGGACCATCATTTTCGGATTCATGATTTAGTTGTTCCTGATACTTCAAATGTGAAAAGAATCAATGTAGGTGATCGCACCCGGTTTGTTTTTCCCTTTGATCATCCTCATAAATTTCCAAGTATAGCTGTCGAAGAAATCAAACGGAGGTTGCTTGAGTTGCCCGATATCACACTGTTGTTTCTTAAACATATCAGTAATATCGAGTTCGTCTTACCGAATGGAAGTAAAGGTTCTTTGCATAGGAAGAGTAATTCAGATTCAATAATAGAAATACAGTCAACACGTCCCCATGATCCAGATCTTGGAACATCAAATACTCAAAATAATAAACACCTAAAAACTAAAACAAACTGGCTGCGTTTTATTGAAAAGGTTGAAATCGCTGACCCAGATAAAGACTACGGGCAAAAAGAATGCGATATCTCGATAGCTTTCCATCTGGAAAGAAAAAGGAGACGCTCAAAAGATAAAAAGAATTCATCTACTCAGACCTCAAATTCAACATGGGAAATTACGCCCCTTGAAAATGGAAATGTATCTATCTATTTCCCGGCCATAAAAGAGATATCACGACTTCGTTTCCACATAAATGCACCATTCGCCTCTACGGTTGCAAGGGACAGTGTTCGTGAATGTAAAGTAAATGAAGATCTAAGAGACCACCTCGCTGATTTACTCGCAAAATCAATGACAGATATCCGAGATTTGGGGCTTCTTACACCAGAATTTTTGGGAGTCCTTCCTGTTCCAGAGGACAACTTAATACCATTTTATGCCCCATTGAGAAAACGGCTTGTCTCTGAGTTCACGAACAAGTCGCTTACTCCAACCTATTACGATAGTTATGCGCCTGCGAAAACCCTGATTCAGAGTAGTGTATCTTTAAAGCAACTACTGTCCAAAAAAGACATCCATTTCTTATTAGATTATTTAAATATGGGGAATGATCGGCAGGAGTGGGTAATAGGCATTTCACAAAATAATCCTCGTTTAGGTCACTTCCTTTCATCGCTCGATATCTCATATATCGGATTTGATGATTTTGTTCAAATGTTAGAGCATAATATAAGTGTCTCCAAGAGTTGGATAGAACCAGATAAAGAATTACTTGATTGGTTAAAATCTAAACCTGATGCGTGGATACAGTCGATGTATGCGTTTCTTTATTCAGAATTAGTAGATGAATATAGGTTTGAGGAATTAGATTCACTATTGATCGTGAAGATGAATGATGGTTCCTTAGGAACCGGTTCAGGATCATATTTCCCAAGTGATGGAGATCAGAACGACATAACGTTTCCTCGGACCAGAGAAAGCATTTATGCTTCTGGTAAAAAGAAAAAGGACCAAGAGAAAGCGAGAAAGTTTCTTGAAGAAATCGGAGTGCGTGAAGTTGGAGAGTCTGACTTAATTCAATCTATTCTCGATGAACGATACAAACCTGATAAAACAGATGATGATATATATTTAAATGAGATAGACGATAATATATTAGCTGGTGACATAAAGAGATTCATTCAGTTCTTAGAAGGGAATCCGAGACAGAATCACTTATTTAAGAATTATTTTCTCTTTGAAACGGATGAAGGAAGAGGAGCAAGGCCATCGTGGGTTTATCTTGATACTCCTTTTTATGATTCTGGCCTTGCACCATTCTATGAATCACTCAAAAAAGAATATCGATCTAGTAAATATTCACTTTCAAACCGCTACTTAAACTTAGAAATCGATCCTGAGAGAATTGGCAAATTCGCAATAGCTCTTGGGGCAACGATTCATTTGGTTCCAGAAAAGAGTCCATGTTTTTGGAATCCATCATGGGATGATAAACTTTCCAATGTAGCCGGAAAGCGTCGTACATCTTCTTGTATTGACGAAGACTATAAAATTGAAGGTTTAGGTGAGGTATTGGAAACACCATCAATTGAAATATCTAGTTTAATTTGGAAGACGATGTACTCGTTACCAGACACTCCGAATTATTTGGTAGCCTGTTATCAGAAAAACGAAGCTAACGGATCTCGATCTGCTCCTTCTCAATTGGTTCACACACTTAAAAATACCAGTTGGATTCCACAAATAAGCGGTAACTTCGTAAAACCCTTGGACGCATCCGCAGAAATGCTACCAGAGGGATTTCGATACGATCCAAGCCAGAGATGGCTTAGTGACGTTGAATTTGGCCGCAGTAGCCAAAAAAAAGAAGCAAAGAGACGTAGTGAACTAGAACTTGCAAATAAATTAGGAATCACTTTAGAGGATGCCGATTTTATCAAGAAACACAAAGAGGCGTTTAACCTGTTCAAAGAAAACAAGAATAGAGAAGCTGCAAATCGACAAGCGGTTGAAAATTCAGACTCTGGAAATATTGAACGTCGTCGCCAGAAAAATATCGAACGTTTGAAAAAGGCCCCAACAAAGAATTCTACTAAGAGAGCTCGGTCTGTACGTGCATATTCCAAATCTGAATATGACGGTCATGCTCTACTGGATTACTATTTTAATGTAGAAGAAGATCAGCCCTTTTGCCAGATATGTTGTGACACAATGCCTTTTATAAATCAGAGGGACGAAGTGTTTGTTGAATATGTTGATCTACTTTCCAAAAGGTGGGCGGATCATGTTGGTGTTCAACTACCAGTGATGACAGATCTCAAATTGGTTTTGTGTCCCGTCTGTAGCGAAATATATCAACAATACATTCATAAAGATATCGAAGCTCAAAAACGTTTAATTAGCTACCTGCTGGAAGATCACGAGGATGATTTCATCATTTGTGATCGACAAAAGGGACGAGATGGAAAAGACAACATTCTCAGGTTTGACCAAAAACATTTAGATGGTATTCGAGTATGTCTTGAGTCCCTTACCCCTTTGGCCGATTCTTCAAGGACTTAA
- a CDS encoding J domain-containing protein: MKNIISCCNAGKREYGEMHWFWAVWTEVDDHNMPNDQEPKVSGFAKSKAKARRAAWDALAAMGHRRACYNGWAFHWLFSQKTKDDRPLFSRFSLGKNRWFWVAGNFLEEPIASGFAASPDIALSDAEMKVGPVQRDGNSMAQAHWKKQRAIQRSKKQASSSTALPLEFVYQCHQWWSDYDKCYHDSISKYRIVKRTQKRIYVESTEYDKSVESSGEWWDWIESTFILDRRELETIGKANRSSKGWWWNTYYSSPEVYYAECRNKSRPECFDILDLEASATENQIKSAYRRLAKSNHPDNGGDAEEFKRVRKAYEQAMNIGKSIC; this comes from the coding sequence ATGAAAAATATCATTTCCTGCTGCAATGCTGGCAAACGAGAGTATGGCGAGATGCACTGGTTTTGGGCTGTTTGGACAGAAGTAGATGACCATAACATGCCGAACGATCAAGAGCCAAAAGTCAGTGGATTCGCCAAATCCAAAGCCAAAGCTCGGCGAGCCGCATGGGATGCACTTGCTGCGATGGGACACCGCCGAGCCTGTTACAACGGTTGGGCCTTTCACTGGTTATTTTCGCAAAAAACAAAGGATGACCGACCATTGTTTTCTCGTTTTAGTCTCGGAAAGAATCGTTGGTTCTGGGTAGCAGGCAATTTTTTGGAAGAGCCAATTGCGAGTGGCTTTGCCGCTTCCCCTGATATTGCTCTAAGTGACGCCGAAATGAAGGTCGGTCCAGTTCAGAGAGACGGAAACTCTATGGCTCAAGCCCATTGGAAGAAGCAACGAGCTATCCAAAGATCAAAGAAACAGGCATCTAGTTCGACTGCATTGCCATTAGAGTTCGTCTATCAGTGTCATCAATGGTGGTCAGATTACGACAAATGTTATCATGACTCGATTTCGAAATACCGGATCGTGAAGCGGACCCAAAAACGCATTTATGTTGAAAGTACAGAATACGATAAATCCGTGGAATCGAGTGGAGAGTGGTGGGATTGGATCGAATCCACTTTCATCTTAGATCGTCGGGAGTTAGAGACGATTGGCAAGGCGAATCGATCATCAAAAGGATGGTGGTGGAATACTTATTATAGCTCACCAGAGGTCTACTATGCCGAATGTCGCAACAAGTCTCGTCCCGAATGCTTTGATATATTGGATCTTGAAGCAAGTGCAACTGAGAATCAGATCAAATCTGCATACCGTCGCCTCGCTAAATCAAATCATCCCGACAATGGTGGTGACGCCGAAGAATTTAAACGAGTGAGAAAGGCTTATGAGCAGGCGATGAATATAGGGAAAAGTATCTGCTGA
- a CDS encoding Rho termination factor N-terminal domain-containing protein, with translation MTTRKTCPDCGVAVGKPHINECDIERCSVCGKQQITCDCEGHDPDLSAWRGEWPPDVGKSNADYWITAIYERRRREVAQYEVSPPESPWTEGVEQDVIYPQDCYLRALKYSTDVRRYGKSHRLVHGETLLAFGGHAWVELPNGLVFDGVYQRFYRREDYYGEMARATPWYIYEPDAAVRLDSYLQTSIAKWWITLGLPMISNKSPIYINEEYVCELLQKYYAKSSEDVLKTMLTYALRDVASGCGIDGARRMKKKDIISAILQRQHSTA, from the coding sequence ATGACGACAAGAAAAACATGCCCTGATTGTGGAGTGGCTGTGGGCAAGCCACATATCAACGAATGTGACATAGAACGCTGTTCTGTTTGCGGCAAGCAGCAGATTACGTGTGACTGCGAAGGCCACGATCCAGACCTATCTGCATGGAGAGGTGAGTGGCCGCCCGATGTCGGCAAGTCAAATGCCGATTATTGGATTACTGCCATTTATGAACGTAGAAGGCGGGAAGTGGCGCAGTACGAAGTAAGTCCACCCGAGTCCCCATGGACCGAGGGGGTGGAGCAAGATGTGATCTATCCTCAAGATTGCTACTTGCGTGCGTTGAAGTATTCAACAGATGTGCGACGTTATGGAAAAAGTCACCGACTTGTTCATGGTGAAACATTACTTGCTTTTGGCGGTCATGCTTGGGTCGAGTTACCCAATGGGCTAGTATTTGATGGTGTTTATCAGCGGTTCTATCGACGTGAGGACTACTATGGCGAAATGGCACGTGCGACACCGTGGTACATCTATGAGCCTGACGCCGCCGTAAGGTTGGACTCGTATTTGCAGACATCAATTGCCAAGTGGTGGATTACATTGGGGTTGCCCATGATTTCTAACAAGTCCCCGATTTACATAAACGAAGAGTACGTCTGCGAACTACTTCAAAAATACTATGCTAAGTCTAGCGAGGACGTACTCAAGACGATGCTGACATATGCTTTGCGAGACGTGGCAAGTGGATGTGGTATCGATGGGGCTCGGCGAATGAAGAAGAAGGATATCATTTCGGCCATCCTGCAAAGACAGCACTCCACTGCGTGA
- a CDS encoding toll/interleukin-1 receptor domain-containing protein, with protein sequence MDWDLFISHASEDKDEIVRPLANIFSANNVNVWYDEFEFEIGDNLRETIENGLRNSRYGLVVLSQHFFEKYWPKRELDGLITLETTGNDRILPIWHKVTAEDVKKHVLLLAGRYGLSTNEGLNVIADKISKKICTFRITDHFGRKEKRNISCCNYEGIPVIPAWLKTEPDRISCVWLLERLTKRAELRVFKDPFWGNGTWFVVDDIEGDGVVINEDQFNDLIPPSPTTPSPTTPPPTSYF encoded by the coding sequence ATGGATTGGGATTTATTCATAAGCCATGCGAGTGAAGATAAAGATGAAATCGTACGTCCATTGGCAAATATATTTTCTGCGAATAATGTGAATGTGTGGTATGACGAATTTGAATTTGAAATTGGTGACAACCTTAGAGAAACTATCGAGAACGGATTGAGAAACAGCAGATATGGTCTTGTAGTTTTAAGCCAACATTTCTTTGAAAAATATTGGCCAAAGCGTGAACTTGATGGACTGATTACTTTAGAGACCACCGGTAATGATCGCATTCTCCCAATTTGGCATAAAGTAACTGCAGAGGATGTAAAAAAGCATGTCCTTCTCTTGGCAGGCAGATATGGACTTTCAACTAATGAAGGTCTCAATGTAATAGCTGATAAAATTTCGAAAAAGATCTGTACTTTCCGAATCACCGACCATTTCGGTCGCAAAGAAAAAAGGAACATATCCTGTTGTAATTATGAAGGTATTCCAGTTATTCCTGCATGGCTTAAAACTGAGCCTGATAGAATTAGCTGCGTATGGCTTTTGGAGAGACTGACAAAACGAGCTGAATTACGTGTATTTAAAGATCCCTTTTGGGGGAATGGAACATGGTTCGTTGTGGATGATATAGAAGGTGATGGTGTTGTCATCAATGAAGATCAGTTCAATGATCTGATACCCCCGTCACCCACTACCCCATCTCCTACAACTCCTCCTCCCACATCATATTTTTGA